One part of the Drosophila teissieri strain GT53w chromosome 3R, Prin_Dtei_1.1, whole genome shotgun sequence genome encodes these proteins:
- the LOC122622105 gene encoding C-terminal-binding protein isoform X5, giving the protein MDKNLMMPKRSRIDVKGSFANGPLQARPLVALLDGRDCSIEMPILKDVATVAFCDAQSTSEIHEKVLNEAVGALMWHTIILTKEDLEKFKALRIIVRIGSGTDNIDVKAAGELGIAVCNVPGYGVEEVADTTMCLILNLYRRTYWLANMVREGKKFTGPEQVREAAHGCARIRGDTLGLVGLGRIGSAVALRAKAFGFNVIFYDPYLPDGIDKSLGLTRVYTLQDLLFQSDCVSLHCTLNEHNHHLINEFTIKQMRPGAFLVNTARGGLVDDETLALALKQGRIRAAALDVHENEPYNVFQGALKDAPNLICTPHAAFFSDASATELREMAATEIRRAIVGNIPDVLRNCVNKEYFMRTPPAAAAGGVAAAVYPEGALHHRAHSTTPHDGPHSTTNLGSTVGGGPTTVAQAAAAAVAAAAAAAALLPSPVPPHLSPQVGGLPLGIVSSQSPLSAPDPNNHLSSSIKTEVKAESTEAP; this is encoded by the exons ATGGACAAAAATCTGATGATGCCGAAGCGTTCGCGCATCGATGTCAAGGGCAGCTTTGCCAACGGACCGCTGCAAGCACGCCCACTGGTGGCCCTGCTCGATGGACGGGACTGCTCCATCGAGATGCCCATCCTAAAGGATGTGGCCACGGTGGCCTTTTGCGATGCACAGAGCACCTCCGAAATACACGAGAAG GTCCTCAACGAGGCAGTGGGAGCTCTGATGTGGCACACCATCATCTTGACAAAGGAGGATCTTGAGAAGTTCAAAGCTTTACGCATTATCGTGCGCATCGGCAGCGGCACAGACAACATCGACGTGAAGGCGGCGGGCGAACTGGGCATCGCCGTGTGCAACGTTCCCGGCTACGGAGTCGAGGAGGTGGCAGACACGACGATGTGCCTCATCCTCAACCTCTACCGGCGGACATACTGGCTAGCGAACATGGTGCGCGAGGGCAAGAAGTTCACCGGACCCGAGCAAGTGCGGGAGGCAGCGCAT GGCTGTGCACGCATCCGCGGCGACACCTTGGGTCTGGTGGGACTGGGCCGCATTGGAAGCGCCGTGGCCCTGCGGGCTAAGGCGTTCGGCTTCAACGTCATCTTCTACGATCCCTACCTGCCCGACGGCATCGACAAGTCGCTGGGCCTAACTCGCGTCTACACGCTGCAGGACCTGCTTTTCCAGTCCGACTGCGTCTCACTGCATTGCACGCTCAATGAGCACAACCATCATTTAATCAATGAATTCACAATTAAACAG ATGCGACCTGGTGCATTTCTGGTGAACACCGCACGCGGCGGTCTAGTCGATGACGAGACCCTGGCGTTGGCGCTGAAGCAGGGAAGGATAAGAGCTGCCGCCCTGGACGTTCACGAAAACGAAccttacaatgtatttcaa GGCGCACTGAAGGATGCCCCCAATCTGATTTGCACACCGCACGCCGCCTTCTTCAGCGACGCGTCCGCAACGGAGCTGCGCGAAATGGCAGCCACCGAGATCCGGCGGGCGATCGTCGGCAATATTCCAGACGTGCTGAGGAATTGCGTCAACAAGGAGTACTTCATGCGcacgccgcctgccgctgccgccgggGGCGTGGCGGCGGCTGTTTATCCCGAAG GCGCACTGCATCATCGGGCACACAGCACCACACCGCACGATGGCCCCCACAGTACAACCAACCTGGGCAGCACCGTAGGAGGCGGTCCGACGACAGTCGCTCAagctgccgctgcagccgTGGCCGCTgcggcagccgccgccgccctccTGCCGTCGCCAGTTCCGCCGCACTTGTCGCCTCAGGTCGGTGGATTGCCGCTTGGAATTGTGAGTAGCCAATCG CCCCTGAGTGCGCCCGACCCTAATAATCATCTGTCATCGAGCATAAAAACGGAGGTGAAGGCCGAGTCAACGGAGGCGCCGTAG
- the LOC122622105 gene encoding C-terminal-binding protein isoform X1 yields MDKNLMMPKRSRIDVKGSFANGPLQARPLVALLDGRDCSIEMPILKDVATVAFCDAQSTSEIHEKVLNEAVGALMWHTIILTKEDLEKFKALRIIVRIGSGTDNIDVKAAGELGIAVCNVPGYGVEEVADTTMCLILNLYRRTYWLANMVREGKKFTGPEQVREAAHGCARIRGDTLGLVGLGRIGSAVALRAKAFGFNVIFYDPYLPDGIDKSLGLTRVYTLQDLLFQSDCVSLHCTLNEHNHHLINEFTIKQMRPGAFLVNTARGGLVDDETLALALKQGRIRAAALDVHENEPYNVFQGALKDAPNLICTPHAAFFSDASATELREMAATEIRRAIVGNIPDVLRNCVNKEYFMRTPPAAAAGGVAAAVYPEGLNGGYYTGALHHRAHSTTPHDGPHSTTNLGSTVGGGPTTVAQAAAAAVAAAAAAAALLPSPVPPHLSPQVGGLPLGIVSSQSPLSAPDPNNHLSSSIKTEVKAESTEAP; encoded by the exons ATGGACAAAAATCTGATGATGCCGAAGCGTTCGCGCATCGATGTCAAGGGCAGCTTTGCCAACGGACCGCTGCAAGCACGCCCACTGGTGGCCCTGCTCGATGGACGGGACTGCTCCATCGAGATGCCCATCCTAAAGGATGTGGCCACGGTGGCCTTTTGCGATGCACAGAGCACCTCCGAAATACACGAGAAG GTCCTCAACGAGGCAGTGGGAGCTCTGATGTGGCACACCATCATCTTGACAAAGGAGGATCTTGAGAAGTTCAAAGCTTTACGCATTATCGTGCGCATCGGCAGCGGCACAGACAACATCGACGTGAAGGCGGCGGGCGAACTGGGCATCGCCGTGTGCAACGTTCCCGGCTACGGAGTCGAGGAGGTGGCAGACACGACGATGTGCCTCATCCTCAACCTCTACCGGCGGACATACTGGCTAGCGAACATGGTGCGCGAGGGCAAGAAGTTCACCGGACCCGAGCAAGTGCGGGAGGCAGCGCAT GGCTGTGCACGCATCCGCGGCGACACCTTGGGTCTGGTGGGACTGGGCCGCATTGGAAGCGCCGTGGCCCTGCGGGCTAAGGCGTTCGGCTTCAACGTCATCTTCTACGATCCCTACCTGCCCGACGGCATCGACAAGTCGCTGGGCCTAACTCGCGTCTACACGCTGCAGGACCTGCTTTTCCAGTCCGACTGCGTCTCACTGCATTGCACGCTCAATGAGCACAACCATCATTTAATCAATGAATTCACAATTAAACAG ATGCGACCTGGTGCATTTCTGGTGAACACCGCACGCGGCGGTCTAGTCGATGACGAGACCCTGGCGTTGGCGCTGAAGCAGGGAAGGATAAGAGCTGCCGCCCTGGACGTTCACGAAAACGAAccttacaatgtatttcaa GGCGCACTGAAGGATGCCCCCAATCTGATTTGCACACCGCACGCCGCCTTCTTCAGCGACGCGTCCGCAACGGAGCTGCGCGAAATGGCAGCCACCGAGATCCGGCGGGCGATCGTCGGCAATATTCCAGACGTGCTGAGGAATTGCGTCAACAAGGAGTACTTCATGCGcacgccgcctgccgctgccgccgggGGCGTGGCGGCGGCTGTTTATCCCGAAG GATTAAATGGCGGCTATTATACAGGCGCACTGCATCATCGGGCACACAGCACCACACCGCACGATGGCCCCCACAGTACAACCAACCTGGGCAGCACCGTAGGAGGCGGTCCGACGACAGTCGCTCAagctgccgctgcagccgTGGCCGCTgcggcagccgccgccgccctccTGCCGTCGCCAGTTCCGCCGCACTTGTCGCCTCAGGTCGGTGGATTGCCGCTTGGAATTGTGAGTAGCCAATCG CCCCTGAGTGCGCCCGACCCTAATAATCATCTGTCATCGAGCATAAAAACGGAGGTGAAGGCCGAGTCAACGGAGGCGCCGTAG
- the LOC122622105 gene encoding C-terminal-binding protein isoform X7, whose amino-acid sequence MDKNLMMPKRSRIDVKGSFANGPLQARPLVALLDGRDCSIEMPILKDVATVAFCDAQSTSEIHEKVLNEAVGALMWHTIILTKEDLEKFKALRIIVRIGSGTDNIDVKAAGELGIAVCNVPGYGVEEVADTTMCLILNLYRRTYWLANMVREGKKFTGPEQVREAAHGCARIRGDTLGLVGLGRIGSAVALRAKAFGFNVIFYDPYLPDGIDKSLGLTRVYTLQDLLFQSDCVSLHCTLNEHNHHLINEFTIKQMRPGAFLVNTARGGLVDDETLALALKQGRIRAAALDVHENEPYNVFQGALKDAPNLICTPHAAFFSDASATELREMAATEIRRAIVGNIPDVLRNCVNKEYFMRTPPAAAAGGVAAAVYPEAPECARP is encoded by the exons ATGGACAAAAATCTGATGATGCCGAAGCGTTCGCGCATCGATGTCAAGGGCAGCTTTGCCAACGGACCGCTGCAAGCACGCCCACTGGTGGCCCTGCTCGATGGACGGGACTGCTCCATCGAGATGCCCATCCTAAAGGATGTGGCCACGGTGGCCTTTTGCGATGCACAGAGCACCTCCGAAATACACGAGAAG GTCCTCAACGAGGCAGTGGGAGCTCTGATGTGGCACACCATCATCTTGACAAAGGAGGATCTTGAGAAGTTCAAAGCTTTACGCATTATCGTGCGCATCGGCAGCGGCACAGACAACATCGACGTGAAGGCGGCGGGCGAACTGGGCATCGCCGTGTGCAACGTTCCCGGCTACGGAGTCGAGGAGGTGGCAGACACGACGATGTGCCTCATCCTCAACCTCTACCGGCGGACATACTGGCTAGCGAACATGGTGCGCGAGGGCAAGAAGTTCACCGGACCCGAGCAAGTGCGGGAGGCAGCGCAT GGCTGTGCACGCATCCGCGGCGACACCTTGGGTCTGGTGGGACTGGGCCGCATTGGAAGCGCCGTGGCCCTGCGGGCTAAGGCGTTCGGCTTCAACGTCATCTTCTACGATCCCTACCTGCCCGACGGCATCGACAAGTCGCTGGGCCTAACTCGCGTCTACACGCTGCAGGACCTGCTTTTCCAGTCCGACTGCGTCTCACTGCATTGCACGCTCAATGAGCACAACCATCATTTAATCAATGAATTCACAATTAAACAG ATGCGACCTGGTGCATTTCTGGTGAACACCGCACGCGGCGGTCTAGTCGATGACGAGACCCTGGCGTTGGCGCTGAAGCAGGGAAGGATAAGAGCTGCCGCCCTGGACGTTCACGAAAACGAAccttacaatgtatttcaa GGCGCACTGAAGGATGCCCCCAATCTGATTTGCACACCGCACGCCGCCTTCTTCAGCGACGCGTCCGCAACGGAGCTGCGCGAAATGGCAGCCACCGAGATCCGGCGGGCGATCGTCGGCAATATTCCAGACGTGCTGAGGAATTGCGTCAACAAGGAGTACTTCATGCGcacgccgcctgccgctgccgccgggGGCGTGGCGGCGGCTGTTTATCCCGAAG CCCCTGAGTGCGCCCGACCCTAA
- the LOC122622105 gene encoding C-terminal-binding protein isoform X6 has product MDKNLMMPKRSRIDVKGSFANGPLQARPLVALLDGRDCSIEMPILKDVATVAFCDAQSTSEIHEKVLNEAVGALMWHTIILTKEDLEKFKALRIIVRIGSGTDNIDVKAAGELGIAVCNVPGYGVEEVADTTMCLILNLYRRTYWLANMVREGKKFTGPEQVREAAHGCARIRGDTLGLVGLGRIGSAVALRAKAFGFNVIFYDPYLPDGIDKSLGLTRVYTLQDLLFQSDCVSLHCTLNEHNHHLINEFTIKQMRPGAFLVNTARGGLVDDETLALALKQGRIRAAALDVHENEPYNGALKDAPNLICTPHAAFFSDASATELREMAATEIRRAIVGNIPDVLRNCVNKEYFMRTPPAAAAGGVAAAVYPEGALHHRAHSTTPHDGPHSTTNLGSTVGGGPTTVAQAAAAAVAAAAAAAALLPSPVPPHLSPQVGGLPLGIVSSQSPLSAPDPNNHLSSSIKTEVKAESTEAP; this is encoded by the exons ATGGACAAAAATCTGATGATGCCGAAGCGTTCGCGCATCGATGTCAAGGGCAGCTTTGCCAACGGACCGCTGCAAGCACGCCCACTGGTGGCCCTGCTCGATGGACGGGACTGCTCCATCGAGATGCCCATCCTAAAGGATGTGGCCACGGTGGCCTTTTGCGATGCACAGAGCACCTCCGAAATACACGAGAAG GTCCTCAACGAGGCAGTGGGAGCTCTGATGTGGCACACCATCATCTTGACAAAGGAGGATCTTGAGAAGTTCAAAGCTTTACGCATTATCGTGCGCATCGGCAGCGGCACAGACAACATCGACGTGAAGGCGGCGGGCGAACTGGGCATCGCCGTGTGCAACGTTCCCGGCTACGGAGTCGAGGAGGTGGCAGACACGACGATGTGCCTCATCCTCAACCTCTACCGGCGGACATACTGGCTAGCGAACATGGTGCGCGAGGGCAAGAAGTTCACCGGACCCGAGCAAGTGCGGGAGGCAGCGCAT GGCTGTGCACGCATCCGCGGCGACACCTTGGGTCTGGTGGGACTGGGCCGCATTGGAAGCGCCGTGGCCCTGCGGGCTAAGGCGTTCGGCTTCAACGTCATCTTCTACGATCCCTACCTGCCCGACGGCATCGACAAGTCGCTGGGCCTAACTCGCGTCTACACGCTGCAGGACCTGCTTTTCCAGTCCGACTGCGTCTCACTGCATTGCACGCTCAATGAGCACAACCATCATTTAATCAATGAATTCACAATTAAACAG ATGCGACCTGGTGCATTTCTGGTGAACACCGCACGCGGCGGTCTAGTCGATGACGAGACCCTGGCGTTGGCGCTGAAGCAGGGAAGGATAAGAGCTGCCGCCCTGGACGTTCACGAAAACGAAccttacaat GGCGCACTGAAGGATGCCCCCAATCTGATTTGCACACCGCACGCCGCCTTCTTCAGCGACGCGTCCGCAACGGAGCTGCGCGAAATGGCAGCCACCGAGATCCGGCGGGCGATCGTCGGCAATATTCCAGACGTGCTGAGGAATTGCGTCAACAAGGAGTACTTCATGCGcacgccgcctgccgctgccgccgggGGCGTGGCGGCGGCTGTTTATCCCGAAG GCGCACTGCATCATCGGGCACACAGCACCACACCGCACGATGGCCCCCACAGTACAACCAACCTGGGCAGCACCGTAGGAGGCGGTCCGACGACAGTCGCTCAagctgccgctgcagccgTGGCCGCTgcggcagccgccgccgccctccTGCCGTCGCCAGTTCCGCCGCACTTGTCGCCTCAGGTCGGTGGATTGCCGCTTGGAATTGTGAGTAGCCAATCG CCCCTGAGTGCGCCCGACCCTAATAATCATCTGTCATCGAGCATAAAAACGGAGGTGAAGGCCGAGTCAACGGAGGCGCCGTAG
- the LOC122622105 gene encoding C-terminal-binding protein isoform X8 gives MDKNLMMPKRSRIDVKGSFANGPLQARPLVALLDGRDCSIEMPILKDVATVAFCDAQSTSEIHEKVLNEAVGALMWHTIILTKEDLEKFKALRIIVRIGSGTDNIDVKAAGELGIAVCNVPGYGVEEVADTTMCLILNLYRRTYWLANMVREGKKFTGPEQVREAAHGCARIRGDTLGLVGLGRIGSAVALRAKAFGFNVIFYDPYLPDGIDKSLGLTRVYTLQDLLFQSDCVSLHCTLNEHNHHLINEFTIKQMRPGAFLVNTARGGLVDDETLALALKQGRIRAAALDVHENEPYNGALKDAPNLICTPHAAFFSDASATELREMAATEIRRAIVGNIPDVLRNCVNKEYFMRTPPAAAAGGVAAAVYPEAPECARP, from the exons ATGGACAAAAATCTGATGATGCCGAAGCGTTCGCGCATCGATGTCAAGGGCAGCTTTGCCAACGGACCGCTGCAAGCACGCCCACTGGTGGCCCTGCTCGATGGACGGGACTGCTCCATCGAGATGCCCATCCTAAAGGATGTGGCCACGGTGGCCTTTTGCGATGCACAGAGCACCTCCGAAATACACGAGAAG GTCCTCAACGAGGCAGTGGGAGCTCTGATGTGGCACACCATCATCTTGACAAAGGAGGATCTTGAGAAGTTCAAAGCTTTACGCATTATCGTGCGCATCGGCAGCGGCACAGACAACATCGACGTGAAGGCGGCGGGCGAACTGGGCATCGCCGTGTGCAACGTTCCCGGCTACGGAGTCGAGGAGGTGGCAGACACGACGATGTGCCTCATCCTCAACCTCTACCGGCGGACATACTGGCTAGCGAACATGGTGCGCGAGGGCAAGAAGTTCACCGGACCCGAGCAAGTGCGGGAGGCAGCGCAT GGCTGTGCACGCATCCGCGGCGACACCTTGGGTCTGGTGGGACTGGGCCGCATTGGAAGCGCCGTGGCCCTGCGGGCTAAGGCGTTCGGCTTCAACGTCATCTTCTACGATCCCTACCTGCCCGACGGCATCGACAAGTCGCTGGGCCTAACTCGCGTCTACACGCTGCAGGACCTGCTTTTCCAGTCCGACTGCGTCTCACTGCATTGCACGCTCAATGAGCACAACCATCATTTAATCAATGAATTCACAATTAAACAG ATGCGACCTGGTGCATTTCTGGTGAACACCGCACGCGGCGGTCTAGTCGATGACGAGACCCTGGCGTTGGCGCTGAAGCAGGGAAGGATAAGAGCTGCCGCCCTGGACGTTCACGAAAACGAAccttacaat GGCGCACTGAAGGATGCCCCCAATCTGATTTGCACACCGCACGCCGCCTTCTTCAGCGACGCGTCCGCAACGGAGCTGCGCGAAATGGCAGCCACCGAGATCCGGCGGGCGATCGTCGGCAATATTCCAGACGTGCTGAGGAATTGCGTCAACAAGGAGTACTTCATGCGcacgccgcctgccgctgccgccgggGGCGTGGCGGCGGCTGTTTATCCCGAAG CCCCTGAGTGCGCCCGACCCTAA
- the LOC122622105 gene encoding C-terminal-binding protein isoform X3: protein MDKNLMMPKRSRIDVKGSFANGPLQARPLVALLDGRDCSIEMPILKDVATVAFCDAQSTSEIHEKVLNEAVGALMWHTIILTKEDLEKFKALRIIVRIGSGTDNIDVKAAGELGIAVCNVPGYGVEEVADTTMCLILNLYRRTYWLANMVREGKKFTGPEQVREAAHGCARIRGDTLGLVGLGRIGSAVALRAKAFGFNVIFYDPYLPDGIDKSLGLTRVYTLQDLLFQSDCVSLHCTLNEHNHHLINEFTIKQMRPGAFLVNTARGGLVDDETLALALKQGRIRAAALDVHENEPYNVFQGALKDAPNLICTPHAAFFSDASATELREMAATEIRRAIVGNIPDVLRNCVNKEYFMRTPPAAAAGGVAAAVYPEGLNGGYYTGALHHRAHSTTPHDGPHSTTNLGSTVGGGPTTVAQAAAAAVAAAAAAAALLPSPVPPHLSPQVGGLPLGIPLSAPDPNNHLSSSIKTEVKAESTEAP from the exons ATGGACAAAAATCTGATGATGCCGAAGCGTTCGCGCATCGATGTCAAGGGCAGCTTTGCCAACGGACCGCTGCAAGCACGCCCACTGGTGGCCCTGCTCGATGGACGGGACTGCTCCATCGAGATGCCCATCCTAAAGGATGTGGCCACGGTGGCCTTTTGCGATGCACAGAGCACCTCCGAAATACACGAGAAG GTCCTCAACGAGGCAGTGGGAGCTCTGATGTGGCACACCATCATCTTGACAAAGGAGGATCTTGAGAAGTTCAAAGCTTTACGCATTATCGTGCGCATCGGCAGCGGCACAGACAACATCGACGTGAAGGCGGCGGGCGAACTGGGCATCGCCGTGTGCAACGTTCCCGGCTACGGAGTCGAGGAGGTGGCAGACACGACGATGTGCCTCATCCTCAACCTCTACCGGCGGACATACTGGCTAGCGAACATGGTGCGCGAGGGCAAGAAGTTCACCGGACCCGAGCAAGTGCGGGAGGCAGCGCAT GGCTGTGCACGCATCCGCGGCGACACCTTGGGTCTGGTGGGACTGGGCCGCATTGGAAGCGCCGTGGCCCTGCGGGCTAAGGCGTTCGGCTTCAACGTCATCTTCTACGATCCCTACCTGCCCGACGGCATCGACAAGTCGCTGGGCCTAACTCGCGTCTACACGCTGCAGGACCTGCTTTTCCAGTCCGACTGCGTCTCACTGCATTGCACGCTCAATGAGCACAACCATCATTTAATCAATGAATTCACAATTAAACAG ATGCGACCTGGTGCATTTCTGGTGAACACCGCACGCGGCGGTCTAGTCGATGACGAGACCCTGGCGTTGGCGCTGAAGCAGGGAAGGATAAGAGCTGCCGCCCTGGACGTTCACGAAAACGAAccttacaatgtatttcaa GGCGCACTGAAGGATGCCCCCAATCTGATTTGCACACCGCACGCCGCCTTCTTCAGCGACGCGTCCGCAACGGAGCTGCGCGAAATGGCAGCCACCGAGATCCGGCGGGCGATCGTCGGCAATATTCCAGACGTGCTGAGGAATTGCGTCAACAAGGAGTACTTCATGCGcacgccgcctgccgctgccgccgggGGCGTGGCGGCGGCTGTTTATCCCGAAG GATTAAATGGCGGCTATTATACAGGCGCACTGCATCATCGGGCACACAGCACCACACCGCACGATGGCCCCCACAGTACAACCAACCTGGGCAGCACCGTAGGAGGCGGTCCGACGACAGTCGCTCAagctgccgctgcagccgTGGCCGCTgcggcagccgccgccgccctccTGCCGTCGCCAGTTCCGCCGCACTTGTCGCCTCAGGTCGGTGGATTGCCGCTTGGAATT CCCCTGAGTGCGCCCGACCCTAATAATCATCTGTCATCGAGCATAAAAACGGAGGTGAAGGCCGAGTCAACGGAGGCGCCGTAG
- the LOC122622105 gene encoding C-terminal-binding protein isoform X2, translating to MDKNLMMPKRSRIDVKGSFANGPLQARPLVALLDGRDCSIEMPILKDVATVAFCDAQSTSEIHEKVLNEAVGALMWHTIILTKEDLEKFKALRIIVRIGSGTDNIDVKAAGELGIAVCNVPGYGVEEVADTTMCLILNLYRRTYWLANMVREGKKFTGPEQVREAAHGCARIRGDTLGLVGLGRIGSAVALRAKAFGFNVIFYDPYLPDGIDKSLGLTRVYTLQDLLFQSDCVSLHCTLNEHNHHLINEFTIKQMRPGAFLVNTARGGLVDDETLALALKQGRIRAAALDVHENEPYNGALKDAPNLICTPHAAFFSDASATELREMAATEIRRAIVGNIPDVLRNCVNKEYFMRTPPAAAAGGVAAAVYPEGLNGGYYTGALHHRAHSTTPHDGPHSTTNLGSTVGGGPTTVAQAAAAAVAAAAAAAALLPSPVPPHLSPQVGGLPLGIVSSQSPLSAPDPNNHLSSSIKTEVKAESTEAP from the exons ATGGACAAAAATCTGATGATGCCGAAGCGTTCGCGCATCGATGTCAAGGGCAGCTTTGCCAACGGACCGCTGCAAGCACGCCCACTGGTGGCCCTGCTCGATGGACGGGACTGCTCCATCGAGATGCCCATCCTAAAGGATGTGGCCACGGTGGCCTTTTGCGATGCACAGAGCACCTCCGAAATACACGAGAAG GTCCTCAACGAGGCAGTGGGAGCTCTGATGTGGCACACCATCATCTTGACAAAGGAGGATCTTGAGAAGTTCAAAGCTTTACGCATTATCGTGCGCATCGGCAGCGGCACAGACAACATCGACGTGAAGGCGGCGGGCGAACTGGGCATCGCCGTGTGCAACGTTCCCGGCTACGGAGTCGAGGAGGTGGCAGACACGACGATGTGCCTCATCCTCAACCTCTACCGGCGGACATACTGGCTAGCGAACATGGTGCGCGAGGGCAAGAAGTTCACCGGACCCGAGCAAGTGCGGGAGGCAGCGCAT GGCTGTGCACGCATCCGCGGCGACACCTTGGGTCTGGTGGGACTGGGCCGCATTGGAAGCGCCGTGGCCCTGCGGGCTAAGGCGTTCGGCTTCAACGTCATCTTCTACGATCCCTACCTGCCCGACGGCATCGACAAGTCGCTGGGCCTAACTCGCGTCTACACGCTGCAGGACCTGCTTTTCCAGTCCGACTGCGTCTCACTGCATTGCACGCTCAATGAGCACAACCATCATTTAATCAATGAATTCACAATTAAACAG ATGCGACCTGGTGCATTTCTGGTGAACACCGCACGCGGCGGTCTAGTCGATGACGAGACCCTGGCGTTGGCGCTGAAGCAGGGAAGGATAAGAGCTGCCGCCCTGGACGTTCACGAAAACGAAccttacaat GGCGCACTGAAGGATGCCCCCAATCTGATTTGCACACCGCACGCCGCCTTCTTCAGCGACGCGTCCGCAACGGAGCTGCGCGAAATGGCAGCCACCGAGATCCGGCGGGCGATCGTCGGCAATATTCCAGACGTGCTGAGGAATTGCGTCAACAAGGAGTACTTCATGCGcacgccgcctgccgctgccgccgggGGCGTGGCGGCGGCTGTTTATCCCGAAG GATTAAATGGCGGCTATTATACAGGCGCACTGCATCATCGGGCACACAGCACCACACCGCACGATGGCCCCCACAGTACAACCAACCTGGGCAGCACCGTAGGAGGCGGTCCGACGACAGTCGCTCAagctgccgctgcagccgTGGCCGCTgcggcagccgccgccgccctccTGCCGTCGCCAGTTCCGCCGCACTTGTCGCCTCAGGTCGGTGGATTGCCGCTTGGAATTGTGAGTAGCCAATCG CCCCTGAGTGCGCCCGACCCTAATAATCATCTGTCATCGAGCATAAAAACGGAGGTGAAGGCCGAGTCAACGGAGGCGCCGTAG